Proteins co-encoded in one Candidatus Stoquefichus sp. SB1 genomic window:
- a CDS encoding WYL domain-containing protein: MAYHELIKHFEKIRTYMHEFYIYGFKSRDDLYHNSKRSYDNERRRLESYLKDYMSFEYQSSKVIFLSIDSRRISHNPLYAAFQSKSFTAKDITLHFMIFDILYTPSIELSLQDILNQIDIYLEDFQHPLIFDESTLRKKLNEYTQLGLIQKNKSGKQNVYQRAVSIDLDDYKQALSFYSEIGILGVIGYYLLNKIPHQHIFRFKHHYIADAIDSEIIYQLFDAMQQRRDILIQSQNPHSQLQHTFHVIPLRIYISSQTGRTHLLAYSFHFKTIKSYRIDFMTDIILQDIQPTFQEHRQKLQQIEKHIWSIQCYPRKKLEHVEFVIFIQKYESYIYQRLLREKRCGDIIQIDDCHYRFVADVYDTLEMIPWIRTFICRITELHFSNRTIENEFKNDLLKMYQMYNIEGVDE; the protein is encoded by the coding sequence AAATAAGAACTTATATGCACGAATTTTATATCTATGGTTTTAAAAGTAGAGATGATCTGTATCATAACAGCAAGCGTTCTTATGATAATGAGAGAAGACGTCTTGAAAGTTATTTAAAAGATTATATGTCCTTTGAATATCAATCTTCTAAAGTTATTTTCTTATCTATTGATAGTCGTCGGATTTCTCATAATCCTTTATATGCTGCTTTTCAATCAAAAAGTTTTACAGCTAAAGATATAACTTTGCATTTTATGATTTTTGATATATTGTACACTCCATCAATAGAATTATCTCTTCAAGATATCTTGAATCAAATCGATATTTATTTAGAAGATTTTCAACATCCTCTTATTTTTGATGAATCAACATTAAGAAAGAAATTGAATGAATATACTCAATTAGGTTTGATTCAAAAAAACAAATCTGGGAAACAAAATGTATATCAAAGAGCTGTTTCTATAGATTTAGACGACTATAAGCAGGCTCTCTCATTTTATTCTGAAATAGGTATTCTTGGGGTTATTGGTTACTATCTTCTCAACAAAATTCCCCATCAACATATTTTTCGTTTTAAACATCATTATATTGCTGATGCTATTGATAGTGAAATCATATATCAATTATTTGATGCCATGCAACAACGTAGAGATATTCTTATTCAAAGTCAAAATCCTCATTCCCAGCTTCAACATACGTTTCATGTGATTCCTTTACGAATATACATAAGTTCACAAACAGGACGCACACATCTTTTGGCTTATTCTTTTCATTTTAAGACAATCAAAAGTTATCGCATTGATTTTATGACTGATATTATATTACAAGATATTCAGCCTACATTTCAGGAACATAGACAAAAACTACAACAAATTGAAAAGCATATATGGTCTATTCAATGTTATCCTCGAAAGAAGTTAGAACATGTTGAATTTGTTATTTTTATTCAAAAATATGAATCATATATTTATCAAAGATTATTAAGAGAAAAAAGATGTGGAGATATTATTCAAATTGATGATTGTCATTATCGTTTTGTTGCTGATGTTTATGATACATTAGAGATGATTCCTTGGATAAGAACTTTTATTTGTCGAATAACTGAATTACATTTTTCAAATCGGACAATTGAAAATGAGTTTAAGAATGATCTTTTAAAAATGTATCAAATGTATAATATAGAAGGAGTTGATGAATAA